A region from the Thalassophryne amazonica chromosome 2, fThaAma1.1, whole genome shotgun sequence genome encodes:
- the LOC117525130 gene encoding LOW QUALITY PROTEIN: WD repeat-containing protein 93-like (The sequence of the model RefSeq protein was modified relative to this genomic sequence to represent the inferred CDS: inserted 1 base in 1 codon) has product MLAMKAAFKGENSTKKTPVFELSAVTQLPHSTNCLSCSEDGKYLSMGHTRGLSVWCATSLTCVADWLQDSVEITSIQMTRMAELSYLLATIDDMGVARIFAYHSEGIYLLTVINIMEGINNRSVCQKFELSEGGDYGAVTISCNGAFWLDVYETPKEAWLKELEMAQKQESNSSGVLERNWSTVTLALKIKPTRIPSGDVLEKQNEVLQEAHFMSACLALDGNTFRSGQSHDCHLKEQDLKMDTTKERIESQRCCTQHFFLPCGQFPGDNEAKDSVSISCLLSVSGGMAALIFFNICFQKHQRRKLMWMCSLMCYGQTQKQSFALLPSRCTRYIALGLEDALVCVWDRLSGSPMSVVFLSTADSDLLRLHFVDSCAVLADVSQTYTATIHLLVVCKSGTMCGITTARERQSCIVQFIERSKDTGCLPTVTASVPFLKGLCLVVQRNGKICLQDVVNRAPVCFLMPPTTHLLATPCSPIFALNNKQQTLFVQGDSDPIGSPNGTCQCDLFVFHFTEPDIIRPYVVSLSESPXQPETMSFAALEKACDLYLHQRALSMDERNKAIMQTWKQLLETAVVLEQRRTSSASRHQKHS; this is encoded by the exons ATGTTGGCAATGAAAGCAGCTTTCAAAGGagaaaactccacaaagaaaacaCCAGTGTTTGAACTGTCTGCTGTGACACAG CTTCCCCACAGCACAAACTGTCTGTCATGTTCAGAGGATGGCAAATATCTCAGTATGGGTCACACCCGCGGTTTGTCCGTATGGTGTGCAACTTCTCTCACCTGTGTTGCAGACTGGCTGCAGGACAGTGTGGAAATAACATCAATTCAAATGACCAGAATGGCTGAGTTGTCCTATCTGCTTGCCACTATCGATGATATGG GTGTTGCCAGAATCTTTGCATATCACTCTGAAGGCATTTATCTACTCACTGTTATTAATATCATG gaaggTATCAACAACAGGAGTGTTTGTCAAAAATTTGAACTGTCTGAGGGTGGTGATTATGGAGCTGTGACAATCAGCT GTAATGGTGCTTTTTGGCTCGATGTCTATGAAACCCCCAAAGAAGCATGGCTGAAAGAGTTAGAGATGGCACAAAAACAG GAATCAAACTCATCTGGAGTTCTGGAAAGAAACTGGTCTACAGTCACACTGGCCCTGAAAATCAAGCCAACCAGAATTCCATCAG GGGATGTATTGGAAAAACAAAATGAGGTCCTGCAGGAAGCACACTTTATGAGCGCCTGTTTGGCTCTGGATGGAAACACATTTCGCTCCGGGCAAAGTCACGACTGCCATTTGAAGGAACAAGATTTAAAAATGGATACAACTAAAGAAAGAATTGAAAGTCAAAG GTGTTGCACCCAGCACTTCTTTTTGCCTTGTGGTCAATTTCCTGGTGATAATGAAGCCAAAGACTCAGTCAG TATTTCCTGCTTGCTATCTGTGTCTGGTGGAATGGCAGCCTTAATCTTCTTCAATATTTGCTTCCAAAAACACCAAAGAAGAAAGCTG ATGTGGATGTGCAGCCTGATGTGTTATGGCCAAACACAAAAGCAATCCTTTGCTCTGCTGCCTAGTAGATGCACCCGCTACATAGCTCTTGGACTTGAAGATGCTTTGGTGTGTGTCTGGGACAGATTGTCTG GGTCTCCAATGTCTGTTGTCTTCTTGTCAACAGCAGACAGCGATCTACTCAGGCTGCACTTTGTTGATTCCTGTGCTGTGTTGGCTGATGTTTCCCAGACTTATACTGCAACAATACATCTTTTGGTTGTCTGTAAGAGCGGCACAATGTGTGGCATCACCACAGCACGAGAAAGACAATCCTGCATTGTCCAATTCATTGAAAG GTCTAAAGATACTGGGTGTCTCCCAACAGTCACTGCTTCAGTGCCTTTCCTGAAGGGCCTG TGTCTTGTGGTGCAAAGAAATGGAAAAATATGCCTGCAGGATGTTGTCAACAGAGCTCCTGTGTGCTTCTTGATGCCTCCCACAACTCATCTGCTTGCAACTCCCTGCAGTCCCATTTTTGCTTTAAACAACAAACAGCAAACTTTGTTCGTACAAG gtgacagtgacccGATCGGTTCTCCTAATGGAACCTGCCAGTGTGACCTCTTCGTGTTCCATTTCACAGAGCCAGACATCATTCGGCCATATGTGGTTTCACTTTCTGAGTCTC AGCAACCAGAAACGATGAGCTTTGCTGCCCTGGAAAAAGCTTGTGATCTCTACCTCCACCAAAG AGCGCTGTCCATGGATGAAAGGAACAAAGCCATAATGCAGACATGGAAACAACTCCTGGAAACTGCAGTGGTTCTCGAACAGAGACGCACCAGCAGTGCTTCCCGCCATCAAAAGCATTCCTGA